One Bos taurus isolate L1 Dominette 01449 registration number 42190680 breed Hereford chromosome 16, ARS-UCD2.0, whole genome shotgun sequence DNA window includes the following coding sequences:
- the SCNN1D gene encoding amiloride-sensitive sodium channel subunit delta isoform X1: MENGRLMAQVGRPGWGQAKWWAGAPLSLTSQMQAEGTGQTVGGGPGTWTCPQASPPTLPEEEHGERLVELHASFRELVTFFCTNSTIHGTIRLVCSSQNRLKTASWGLLLAGALGVLYWQFALLFEQYWRYPVIMTVSVHSERKLFPSVTLCDMNPHRPHLARHHLRVLDDFARESIYSLYRFNFSDSMDALGAEVPGPEPAFHLDRRIRLQRLRPLDGQNRVGFKLCNSTGGDCVERAYSSGVVAAREWYRFHYINILALLPAAHEDSHGSHFVFSCRYDDRDCHAQHFQTSHHPTYGSCYTFNGVWAAQRPGVTHRISLVLRAEQLDHLPLLSTKAGIKVMIHPQDHTPFLEHQGFSIRPGTETTIDIREDEVHRLGSPYGQCMDSTGSVDVQLLYNTSYTRQACLVSCFQHLMVETCSCGYFFYPLPAGAEYCSYMRHPAWGHCFHHLYQKLKTHQLPCTTRCPRPCRESSYKLSAGTSRWPSSTSADWVLAVLGEPSRRNPWPSSASIKSWPLPLPSSPSRARTEGPTSRSGAQPLSPEPCPSISLAKVNIFYQELNYRTVDETPVYSVPQLLSAMGSLWSLWFGSSVLSVVEVLELLLDAIALTLLLCCRWLCGSRGQPRAATRVHPPSQRPASGPVAADTTSNAPGPGCLHLPRCCRDFSRSLG, from the exons atgGAGAATGGAAGGCTGATGGCCCAGGTGGGGAGACCCGGGTGGGGTCAGGCCAAGTGGTGGGCTGGAGCCCCGCTGAGTCTCACTTCTCAGATGCAGGCTGAAGGCACGGGCCAAACAGTGGGTGGGGGGCCAGGAACCTGGACATGCCCCCAGGCATCCCCACCGACGCTGCCCGAGGAGGAACATGGAGAGAGGCTGGTAGAGCTGCACGCCTCCTTCAGGGAGCTGGTCACCTTCTTCTGCACCAACTCCACTATCCACGGCACCATCCGCCTTGTTTGCTCCAGCCAGAACCGCCTCAAGACGGCCTCCTGGGGGCTACTGCTGGCAGGAGCCCTGGGCGTGCTCTACTGGCAGTTCGCACTCCTCTTCGAGCAGTACTGGCGTTACCCGGTCATCATGACAGTGTCCGTGCACTCGGAGCGCAAGCTCTTCCCATCGGTCACTCTGTGCGACATGAACCCACACCG gccACACTTAGCCCGCCACCATCTGCGGGTTCTGGATGACTTTGCCCGGGAGAGCATCTACTCCCTGTATCGGTTCAACTTTAGCGACAGCATGGACGCCCTGGGGGCCGAGGTCCCAGGTCCAGAGCCCGCCTTCCATCTGGACCGTAGGATCCGCCTGCAGAGGCTGAGGCCCTTGGACGGCCAGAACAGAGTGGGCTTCAAACTG TGTAACAGCACTGGCGGCGACTGTGTTGAGCGGGCCTACTCCTCCGGCGTGGTGGCCGCCCGGGAGTGGTACCGCTTCCACTACATAAACATCCTGGCCCTGCTGCCCGCTGCCCACGAGGACAGCCACGGCAGCCACTTTGTCTTCTCCTGCCGCTACGATGACCGGGACTGCCATGCCCA GCACTTCCAGACATCCCACCACCCCACCTACGGCAGCTGCTACACTTTCAACGGTGTCTGGGCCGCACAACGACCGGGCGTCACCCACA GGATCAGCCTGGTCCTCAGGGCTGAGCAGCTGGACCACCTCCCTCTACTGTCCACGAAGGCTGGCATCAAGGTCATGATCCACCCACAAGACCACACGCCCTTCCTGGAGCATCAGGGCTTCAGCATCCGGCCAGGGACAGAGACCACCATTGACATCCGTGAG GACGAGGTGCACCGGCTCGGGAGCCCCTATGGGCAGTGCATGGACAGCACAGGCAGCGTGGACGTGCAGCTACTGTACAACACCTCCTACACCAGGCAG GCCTGTCTGGTCTCCTGCTTTCAGCATCTGATGGTGGAGACCTGCTCCTGCGGCTACTTCTTCTACCCTCTGCCGGCGGGGGCCGAGTACTGCAGCTACATGCGGCACCCAGCCTGGG GTCACTGCTTCCACCACCTCTACCAGAAACTGAAGACCCACCAGCTTCCCTGCACCACCCGATGCCCGCGGCCTTGCAG GGAGTCTTCGTACAAGCTCTCTGCCGGGACCTCCAGATGGCCTTCCTCCACATCAGCT GACTGGgtcctggctgtgctgggtgagCCAAGCCGACGGAACCCATGGCCATCTTCTGCCTCTATCAAgtcctggccgctgcccctgcCCTCCTCGCCCTCCAGGGCCCGCACAGAGGGCCCCACCAGCAGGTCTGGGGCTCAGCCCCTCTCACCTGAGCCCTGCCCCAGCATCAGCCTGGCCAAGGTGAACATTTTCTATCAGGAGCTCAACTACCGCACGGTGGACGAGACACCGGTCTACTCG GTGCCACAGCTGCTCTCAGCCATGGGCAGCCTCTGGAGCCTGTGGTTCGGTTCTTCCGTCCTCTCGGTTGTGGAGGTGCTAGAGCTGCTACTGGACGCCATAGCCCTCACCCTACTGCTGTGCTGCCGCTGGCTCTGTGGGTCTCGGGGCCAGCCCAGGGCGGCCACAAGGGTGCACCCTCCGAGCCAGAGGCCAGCCAGTGGACCAGTGGCTGCAGACACAACGTCGAATGCCCCGGGGCCTGGCTGCCTTCACCTACCAAGATGCTGCCGGGACTTCAGCAGGAGTCTCGGCTGA
- the ACAP3 gene encoding arf-GAP with coiled-coil, ANK repeat and PH domain-containing protein 3, with product MTVEFEECIKDSPRFRATIDEVETDVVEIEAKLDKLVKLCSSMIEAGKAYVTTNRLFVSGIRDLSQQCQGDTVISECLQRFGDSLQEMVTYHMILFDQAQRSVRQQLHNFVKEDVRKFKETKKQFDKVREDMELSLVRNAQAPRHRPHEVEEATGALILARKCFRHLALDYVLQINVLQAKKKFEILDSMLSFMHAQYSFFQQGYSLLHQLDPYMKKLAAELDQLVIDSAVEKREMERKHAAIQQRTLLQDFSYDEPKVEFDVDAPSGVVMEGYLFKRASNAFKTWNRRWFSIQNSQLVYQKKLKDVLTVVVDDLRLCSVKPCEDVERRFCFEVVSPTKSCMLQADSEKLRQAWVQAVQASIASAYRESPDSCYSERLDRTASPSTSSIDSATDSRERSVKGESVLQRVQNVAGNSQCGDCGQPDPRWASINLGVLLCIECSGIHRSLGVHCSKVRSLTLDSWEPELLKLMCELGNSTVNQIYEAQCEGPGSRKPTASSPRQDKEAWIKDKYVEKKFVRRPPSAPAREAPQRWRVQKCQRHHSSPRAPAPRRSKVRMEPVLPSVAALCSGSMEPRFRRDSLFCPDELDSLFSYFDAGAAAAGPRSLSSDSGLGGSSDGSSDVLAFGVGSVVDRVAEEEGAESEESSGEADGEAETWGLADVRELHPGLLAHRAARTRDLPALAAALAHGAEVNWADAEDEGKTPLVQAVLGGSLIVCEFLLQNGADVNQRDSHGRAPLHHATLLGRTGQVCLFLKRGADQHALDHAQQDPLSIAVQEANADIVTLLRLARMAEEMREAEAPSGQPGSLTGSSPTELQYRRCIQEFISLHLDES from the exons ATGACGGTGGAGTTCGAGGAGTGCATCAAGGACTCGCCGCGCTTCAG GGCAACTATCGATGAGGTGGAAACGGATGTGGTTGAGATCGAGGCCAAGCTGGACAAG CTGGTGAAGTTATGTAGCAGCATGATCGAGGCAGGCAAGGCCTACGTCACCACCAACAGACTCTTCGTGAGTGGCATCCGCGACCTGTCCCAGCAGTGCCAGGGCGACACTGTTATATCG gaaTGTCTGCAGAGGTTTGGAGACAGCCTGCAGGAGATGGTCACCTACCACATG ATCCTGTTTGACCAGGCCCAGAGGTCTGTGCGGCAGCAGCTCCACAACTTCGTCAAAGA GGACGTGCGGAAGTTCAAGGAGACCAAGAAGCAGTTTGACAAAGTTCGGGAGGACATGGAGCTGTCGCTGGTGAGGAATGCCCAGGCCCCGAGGCACCGGCCCCACGAGGTAGAGGAAGCTACGGGTGCCCTGATCCTCGCCCGGAAGTGTTTCCGCCACCTGGCGCTGGACTATGTGCTCCAG ATCAACGTCCTCCAAGCCAAGAAGAAGTTTGAGATTTTGGATTCT ATGCTGTCCTTCATGCATGCCCAGTACAGCTTCTTCCAGCAGGGCTATAGCCTGCTGCACCAGCTGGACCCCTACATGAAGAAGCTGGCAGCCGAG CTGGACCAGCTGGTGATCGACTCAGCAGTGGAGAAGCGGGAGATGGAGCGCAAGCATGCCGCCATCCAACAGCGG ACGCTGCTGCAG GACTTCTCCTACGATGAGCCCAAGGTGGAGTTTGATGTGGATGCACCCAGTGGGGTAGTGATGGAAGGCTACCTCTTCAAGAGGGCCAGCAACGCCTTCAAGACATGGAACCG GCGCTGGTTCTCCATCCAGAACAGCCAGCTGGTCTACCAGAAGAAGCTCAAG GACGTGCTGACTGTGGTAGTGGACGACCTCCGGCTCTGCTCTGTGAAGCCCTGTGAGGACGTCGAGCGGAGGTTCTGCTTTGAGGTCGTGTCGCCCACCAA GAGTTGCATGCTGCAAGCCGACTCAGAGAAACTGCGGCAGGCCTGGGTTCAGGCGGTGCAAGCCAGCATTGCCTCCGCCTATCGGGAGAGCCCTGACAGCTGCTACAGTGAG AGGCTGGACCGCACTGCCTCCCCGTCCACAAGCAGCATTGACTCTGCCACGGACTCTCGGGAACGCAGCGTCAAGGGTGAGAGTGTGCTGCAGCGGGTGCAGAACGTGGCCGGCAACAGCCAGTGTGGTGACTGCGGCCAGCCTGACCCGCGCTGGGCCAGCATCAACCTGGGTGTGCTGCTCTGCATCGAGTGCTCAGGCATCCACAG GAGCCTGGGCGTCCACTGCTCCAAGGTGCGGTCCCTGACCCTGGACTCATGGGAACCGGAGCTACTGAAG CTGATGTGTGAGCTTGGAAACAGCACCGTGAACCAGATCTACGAGGCCCAGTGTGAGGGGCCGGGCAGTAGGAAGCCTACAGCCAGCAGCCCCAG acaggacaaggaggcctggatcAAGGACAAATATGTGGAGAAGAAGTTTGTGCGGAGGCCGCCCTCAGCACCAGCCCGGGAGGCCCCACAGCGCTGGAGGGTGCAGAAGTGCCAGCGTCACCACAGCTCTCCCCGAGCCCCTGCCCCCCGCCGCAGCAAAGTCCGGATGGAGCCCGTTCTGCCCTCTGTGGCAGCCCTGTGCTCAG GCTCCATGGAGCCCAGGTTCCGCAGGGACTCGCTCTTCTGCCCGGACGAACTGGACTCCCTTTTCTCCTACTTCGATGCAGGGGCTGCTGCAGCCGGCCCACGCA GTCTGAGCAGCGACAGCGGCTTAGGGGGCAGCTCCGACGGCAGCTCAGATGTCCTGGCCTTCGGCGTGGGCTCTGTGGTGGACCGCGTCGCTGAGGAGG AGGGTGCAGAGTCGGAGGAGTCCAGCGGCGAGGCGGACGGAGAGGCGGAGACCTGGGGCCTGGCAGACGTGCGCGAGCTGCATCCGGGGCTGCTGGCGCACCGCGCGGCGCGCACCCGCGACCTTCCCGCCCTGGCGGCGGCTCTGGCGCACGGGGCGGAGGTCAACTGGGCTGACGCGGAGGACGAGGGAAAGACGCCGCTGGTGCAGGCTGTACTGGGG GGCTCCCTGATCGTCTGTGAATTCCTCCTGCAAAACGGAGCGGACGTGAACCAAAGAGACAGCCACGGCCGGGCTCCCCTCCACCACGCCACGCTCCTTGGCCGTACTGG CCAGGTCTGCCTGTTCTTGAAGAGGGGGGCGGACCAGCATGCCTTGGACCACGCTCAGCAGGACCCATTGAGCATCGCGGTGCAGGAAGCAAACGCCGACATCGTCACGCT GCTCCGTCTGGCGCGAATGGCCGAGGAGATGCGTGAGGCCGAGGCGCCCTCTGGCCAGCCGGGCTCTCTGACCGGCAGCAGCCCCACTGAGCTCCAGTACCGCAGGTGCATCCAGGAATTCATCAGCCTTCACCTGGACGAGAGCTAG
- the SCNN1D gene encoding amiloride-sensitive sodium channel subunit delta isoform X2, whose translation MDAHAQGGCSLEMQAEGTGQTVGGGPGTWTCPQASPPTLPEEEHGERLVELHASFRELVTFFCTNSTIHGTIRLVCSSQNRLKTASWGLLLAGALGVLYWQFALLFEQYWRYPVIMTVSVHSERKLFPSVTLCDMNPHRPHLARHHLRVLDDFARESIYSLYRFNFSDSMDALGAEVPGPEPAFHLDRRIRLQRLRPLDGQNRVGFKLCNSTGGDCVERAYSSGVVAAREWYRFHYINILALLPAAHEDSHGSHFVFSCRYDDRDCHAQHFQTSHHPTYGSCYTFNGVWAAQRPGVTHRISLVLRAEQLDHLPLLSTKAGIKVMIHPQDHTPFLEHQGFSIRPGTETTIDIREDEVHRLGSPYGQCMDSTGSVDVQLLYNTSYTRQACLVSCFQHLMVETCSCGYFFYPLPAGAEYCSYMRHPAWGHCFHHLYQKLKTHQLPCTTRCPRPCRESSYKLSAGTSRWPSSTSADWVLAVLGEPSRRNPWPSSASIKSWPLPLPSSPSRARTEGPTSRSGAQPLSPEPCPSISLAKVNIFYQELNYRTVDETPVYSVPQLLSAMGSLWSLWFGSSVLSVVEVLELLLDAIALTLLLCCRWLCGSRGQPRAATRVHPPSQRPASGPVAADTTSNAPGPGCLHLPRCCRDFSRSLG comes from the exons ATGGATGCCCATGCACAGGGAGGGTGCAGCCTCGAG ATGCAGGCTGAAGGCACGGGCCAAACAGTGGGTGGGGGGCCAGGAACCTGGACATGCCCCCAGGCATCCCCACCGACGCTGCCCGAGGAGGAACATGGAGAGAGGCTGGTAGAGCTGCACGCCTCCTTCAGGGAGCTGGTCACCTTCTTCTGCACCAACTCCACTATCCACGGCACCATCCGCCTTGTTTGCTCCAGCCAGAACCGCCTCAAGACGGCCTCCTGGGGGCTACTGCTGGCAGGAGCCCTGGGCGTGCTCTACTGGCAGTTCGCACTCCTCTTCGAGCAGTACTGGCGTTACCCGGTCATCATGACAGTGTCCGTGCACTCGGAGCGCAAGCTCTTCCCATCGGTCACTCTGTGCGACATGAACCCACACCG gccACACTTAGCCCGCCACCATCTGCGGGTTCTGGATGACTTTGCCCGGGAGAGCATCTACTCCCTGTATCGGTTCAACTTTAGCGACAGCATGGACGCCCTGGGGGCCGAGGTCCCAGGTCCAGAGCCCGCCTTCCATCTGGACCGTAGGATCCGCCTGCAGAGGCTGAGGCCCTTGGACGGCCAGAACAGAGTGGGCTTCAAACTG TGTAACAGCACTGGCGGCGACTGTGTTGAGCGGGCCTACTCCTCCGGCGTGGTGGCCGCCCGGGAGTGGTACCGCTTCCACTACATAAACATCCTGGCCCTGCTGCCCGCTGCCCACGAGGACAGCCACGGCAGCCACTTTGTCTTCTCCTGCCGCTACGATGACCGGGACTGCCATGCCCA GCACTTCCAGACATCCCACCACCCCACCTACGGCAGCTGCTACACTTTCAACGGTGTCTGGGCCGCACAACGACCGGGCGTCACCCACA GGATCAGCCTGGTCCTCAGGGCTGAGCAGCTGGACCACCTCCCTCTACTGTCCACGAAGGCTGGCATCAAGGTCATGATCCACCCACAAGACCACACGCCCTTCCTGGAGCATCAGGGCTTCAGCATCCGGCCAGGGACAGAGACCACCATTGACATCCGTGAG GACGAGGTGCACCGGCTCGGGAGCCCCTATGGGCAGTGCATGGACAGCACAGGCAGCGTGGACGTGCAGCTACTGTACAACACCTCCTACACCAGGCAG GCCTGTCTGGTCTCCTGCTTTCAGCATCTGATGGTGGAGACCTGCTCCTGCGGCTACTTCTTCTACCCTCTGCCGGCGGGGGCCGAGTACTGCAGCTACATGCGGCACCCAGCCTGGG GTCACTGCTTCCACCACCTCTACCAGAAACTGAAGACCCACCAGCTTCCCTGCACCACCCGATGCCCGCGGCCTTGCAG GGAGTCTTCGTACAAGCTCTCTGCCGGGACCTCCAGATGGCCTTCCTCCACATCAGCT GACTGGgtcctggctgtgctgggtgagCCAAGCCGACGGAACCCATGGCCATCTTCTGCCTCTATCAAgtcctggccgctgcccctgcCCTCCTCGCCCTCCAGGGCCCGCACAGAGGGCCCCACCAGCAGGTCTGGGGCTCAGCCCCTCTCACCTGAGCCCTGCCCCAGCATCAGCCTGGCCAAGGTGAACATTTTCTATCAGGAGCTCAACTACCGCACGGTGGACGAGACACCGGTCTACTCG GTGCCACAGCTGCTCTCAGCCATGGGCAGCCTCTGGAGCCTGTGGTTCGGTTCTTCCGTCCTCTCGGTTGTGGAGGTGCTAGAGCTGCTACTGGACGCCATAGCCCTCACCCTACTGCTGTGCTGCCGCTGGCTCTGTGGGTCTCGGGGCCAGCCCAGGGCGGCCACAAGGGTGCACCCTCCGAGCCAGAGGCCAGCCAGTGGACCAGTGGCTGCAGACACAACGTCGAATGCCCCGGGGCCTGGCTGCCTTCACCTACCAAGATGCTGCCGGGACTTCAGCAGGAGTCTCGGCTGA